The nucleotide sequence GGCGTGGGCAATGGCATCCAGTTCTGGGGCACCAGCTTCGTGGCCGGTCCGCAGGGTGAATTCCTGGCGCAGGCAGGCACCGACCAGCGCGAATTGCTCGTGGTCGATGTCGACATGGCGCGCAGCGAGCATGTGCGCCGTATCTGGCCGTTCCTGCGTGATCGCCGCATCGACGCCTATGGCGACCTGCTCAAGCGCTTCCGCGATTGATGAACCCGCATCCGGACGCCGGTTGTGCCGCGTCCGCAGCATCCCCATGCAGGGTATGACCCTGCCACAGCGACGCCAAGCATGAGCCAGACCGACATCGCCGACTCCCTGCCGCCCGTGCTGCGTGATCAGCCCATCGAGCGCGTTGTCCGCGACGGCGTGGAATACGTCGTGCTCGGCACGGCCCACGTGTCGCGCACCAGCGTGGAAGCGGTGGAAGCCCTGCTCGCACATGAGCATTTCGACGCGGTGGCGGTGGAGCTGTGCGACAGCCGTGCCCAGGGCATGCGCGACCCCGATGCGTTCAAGCAGATGGATCTGTTCCAGGTGATCCGCCAGGGCAAGGCCGGCATGGTGGCCGCCAGCCTCGTGCTGTCTTCGTTCCAGAAGCGCCTCGCGGAGCAATACGGCATCCAGCCCGGCGCCGAAATGAAGGCCGGCATGGACGGCGCCGACCAGCGTGGCCTGCCCGTGTGGCTGGTCGATCGCGAAGTGGGCATCACGTTGCGCCGTGCCTGGCACAGCGTCGGTTTCTGGCAGCGCTTCGGACTGATGGGCGGCCTGATCGCCAGCGTGTTCGAGCGCCAGGACATCGCGGAAACCGAAATCGAAAAGCTCAAGCAAGGCGACATGCTGGAGAGCGCCTTCAGCGAATTCGCCACGCAATCGGCACCGTTGTACCGCAGCCTGATCGCCGAGCGCGACATCTACATGGCCGCCCGCCTGCGCGAGCAGGCCGCGCAATCGGGCTACTGCGAAGGCCGGCGCGTGCTGGTGGTGATTGGTGCAGGGCACCTCAAGGGCCTGTGCGAACAACTACGCACGCAGCAGGGCGATCCGTCCGTCGAGGCATCCACGCTCGCCGCCGCGCCGCCCAAGGCACGCTGGCCGAAATGGGTGGCGATCGGACTGGTGCTCGCGGTGTTCGCGGCGATCGCCTTCGCCTTCCATCGCAACACGTCGCTGGGTGCAGCGGCCCTGCGCGACTGGGTCGTCTACACCGGCGGCTTTTCGCTGTTGGGCGCCATCATTGCGGGCGCGCATCCACTCAGCGCGCTGGCGGCCTTCGTGGCCGGCCCGATCAAGCCGTTCCGTCCCGGCATTCCTTCCGGCGGCATTAGCGCCATGACGGAAGCCTGGATACGGCGCCCGCGTGTGGCCGACTTCGACACGCTGCGTGACGACATCGGCCAGTGGCGCGGCTGGTGGCGCAATCGCGTCGCGCGCACCCTGCTCAACTTCTTCCTGGTGAGTCTGGGCACGATCATCGGCGAGTACACCGCCGGGATTCATATCTTCAAGAGCTTGTTCTAGCGCTTCGCAAAGGCGCAGCACCTGCCGCCGACCAAAACGTCCATTCGTCATTCCGGCGCAGGCCGGAATCCAGTTTCAGTATGCATCGGTTTTCGCGAACAGCTCCCCGGCGCTCTCGCGTCAGCCAGGCACTGTGGCAACTGCATGACCAGCCTTTGGCTGTTGTAAACCGCTTCCGGCCTGCGCCGGAATGACGGCAAAAGATCAGTGCATCCGCAACGACTGGTCCAACACGTCGAGCAACGCTTCGTTGCGATCGAGGCTCTGCTCCCAATACATGACGCCGCCCAATCCCTTCGCCTTGACGAAGGCCGCCTTGGCGCGAAGCGACTCCGGGTCTTCGTAGCTCACGAAGGTCCGCGTGGCCGCGTTCCACAGATAGGGCGCCTGCGCCTGCGCATCCCAGTGACGCACGTAGCCGTTCTTGTCGATGTAACTGGCCACCAGTTCGCGCCATGACGGGGCACCCACGTACTTGGCGTACTTCTGCTGCAGGCCGTCGTGTGCCGGATCGACGCCGGTAAAGGCGCGGCCGTAGAACGCCACGCCGAGATTGAGCTTCTTCGCCGGCACGCCCGCCGCAAGGAACTGCGCCACGGCCTTGTCGCCCGCGCGATCGTCGGC is from Dyella jiangningensis and encodes:
- a CDS encoding TraB/GumN family protein, which produces MSQTDIADSLPPVLRDQPIERVVRDGVEYVVLGTAHVSRTSVEAVEALLAHEHFDAVAVELCDSRAQGMRDPDAFKQMDLFQVIRQGKAGMVAASLVLSSFQKRLAEQYGIQPGAEMKAGMDGADQRGLPVWLVDREVGITLRRAWHSVGFWQRFGLMGGLIASVFERQDIAETEIEKLKQGDMLESAFSEFATQSAPLYRSLIAERDIYMAARLREQAAQSGYCEGRRVLVVIGAGHLKGLCEQLRTQQGDPSVEASTLAAAPPKARWPKWVAIGLVLAVFAAIAFAFHRNTSLGAAALRDWVVYTGGFSLLGAIIAGAHPLSALAAFVAGPIKPFRPGIPSGGISAMTEAWIRRPRVADFDTLRDDIGQWRGWWRNRVARTLLNFFLVSLGTIIGEYTAGIHIFKSLF